In Leucobacter sp. CX169, a single genomic region encodes these proteins:
- a CDS encoding Lsr2 family protein has translation MAKKITEILIDDLDGTELTAETGETVRFALDGVTYEIDLSREHARELREALHGYVAKGRRAAAGAAAPRRAASTGGNDPRELAAARTWLRGNGHQVSDRGRIPATLLAEFRAAH, from the coding sequence ATGGCGAAGAAGATTACTGAGATCCTGATTGATGACCTTGATGGGACGGAACTCACCGCCGAAACCGGCGAGACTGTCCGCTTTGCGCTTGATGGTGTGACGTACGAGATTGACCTGTCTCGCGAGCACGCGCGCGAGCTGCGCGAGGCGCTGCACGGCTATGTCGCCAAGGGCCGCCGCGCCGCGGCTGGCGCTGCGGCACCGCGACGAGCAGCAAGCACGGGCGGCAACGATCCCCGCGAGCTCGCTGCGGCACGCACCTGGCTGCGCGGCAATGGGCACCAGGTCTCCGACCGCGGCCGCATCCCCGCGACACTGCTGGCGGAATTCCGCGCCGCGCACTAG
- a CDS encoding SDR family NAD(P)-dependent oxidoreductase, with translation MKNSSVALVTGATSGIGVVIAQRLIDSGFRVAVTGRSAERGARVAQQLGERAVFLQSDITIPGESARLAELVVQELGGLDVLVNNAAIDHTGDLLEVTEAEIRATFETNTFAAMNLLVAAARRMRDTGGGAIINVTSRLASIGVPTMGVYSASKGAMLAFTKAAAVDLARYNVRVNAVAPGMTRTPLYQDWLDGLPDPAGEAARVAAAIPLGRIAEPGDVAAVVNFLASPEAAYLTGVSIPVDGGYLAT, from the coding sequence GTGAAGAATTCAAGTGTTGCCCTCGTGACCGGCGCGACCTCCGGCATCGGCGTCGTCATCGCCCAGCGCCTCATCGACAGCGGATTTCGCGTGGCGGTGACGGGCCGATCGGCCGAGCGCGGGGCGCGGGTCGCTCAGCAGCTCGGCGAGCGAGCGGTGTTCCTGCAATCCGACATCACCATTCCCGGGGAGAGCGCCCGGCTTGCCGAGCTCGTCGTTCAGGAGCTCGGTGGGCTCGACGTGCTCGTGAACAACGCCGCCATCGACCACACCGGAGACCTGCTCGAGGTGACGGAAGCCGAGATTCGCGCGACCTTTGAGACGAACACGTTTGCCGCCATGAACCTGCTGGTCGCAGCAGCGCGTCGGATGCGGGACACCGGGGGAGGAGCCATCATCAACGTCACCTCCCGGCTCGCCAGCATCGGCGTGCCGACCATGGGTGTCTACAGCGCCAGCAAGGGGGCGATGCTCGCATTCACGAAGGCGGCCGCCGTGGATCTCGCGCGCTACAACGTGCGCGTCAACGCGGTGGCGCCCGGCATGACGCGCACGCCCCTGTACCAGGACTGGCTTGACGGCCTTCCGGATCCTGCCGGCGAAGCCGCGCGCGTGGCCGCCGCCATTCCGCTGGGGCGCATCGCTGAGCCGGGGGACGTCGCCGCCGTAGTGAACTTCCTGGCGTCGCCCGAGGCGGCGTACCTGACGGGCGTCTCGATCCCGGTCGACGGCGGGTACCTTGCAACGTAA
- a CDS encoding TRAP transporter small permease, whose amino-acid sequence MITRIYHHLDEHVETYLASAALVVFTTLVVVQVVMRYVFGAPLTWSEELARYALVWFVWIAGSYAVRYQRHVKFNSIVELIGRKSPITQRIIRIFVYLLWLAFLLLMLWLSIQMVVKQTGTGQLSPASQIPMYLVYLGLPIGMFLMSFRVIQHTVVAFKDIVKNPNVPVPPAQVEVD is encoded by the coding sequence ATGATCACACGCATCTATCATCACCTCGACGAGCACGTCGAGACTTACCTTGCCTCGGCCGCCCTCGTCGTCTTCACGACCCTCGTGGTCGTGCAGGTTGTCATGCGCTACGTCTTCGGCGCACCGCTGACCTGGTCGGAAGAGCTCGCCCGCTACGCGCTGGTGTGGTTCGTCTGGATTGCCGGCAGCTACGCCGTGCGCTACCAGCGCCACGTCAAGTTCAACTCGATCGTTGAGCTGATCGGCCGCAAGTCCCCGATCACGCAGCGCATCATCCGTATTTTCGTCTATCTGCTCTGGCTTGCCTTCCTGCTCCTCATGCTCTGGCTTTCGATCCAGATGGTGGTGAAGCAGACCGGCACCGGACAGCTCTCCCCGGCCTCCCAGATCCCGATGTACCTCGTGTACTTGGGGCTCCCGATCGGCATGTTCCTCATGTCCTTCCGGGTGATCCAGCACACGGTCGTCGCGTTCAAGGACATCGTGAAGAACCCGAACGTTCCTGTTCCCCCGGCCCAGGTAGAGGTGGATTAA
- a CDS encoding PHP domain-containing protein: protein MRTASVAGRYDLHTHSSLSDGTTSPDALVEEAATLGLAGIALTDHDTTDGWASARLAARAHGVDLLPGIELTTRDGGRSTHLLAYGPDPDHADLADAMHRVRDARISRARRMVTRLSADYRIEWDEVVLSTDARTVGRPHIADALVRAGHFADRSAAFREVLHPGSVYYESTFAIDTVEAIGIVRAAGGVSVLAHPAAGRQREAVTEASLRRFADAGLWGIELDHPENREDWLPRLRELAERFGLEVTGASDYHGAGKTNRMGERTSSAELVGRIRAEVVNPY, encoded by the coding sequence ATGCGTACAGCGTCAGTCGCCGGTCGGTACGACCTGCACACCCATTCATCGCTTTCGGATGGGACGACCTCGCCGGACGCCCTCGTGGAGGAGGCTGCAACGCTGGGTCTCGCCGGCATTGCGCTGACCGACCACGACACCACCGATGGCTGGGCGTCGGCGCGGCTCGCGGCCCGAGCACACGGCGTCGATCTCTTGCCCGGCATCGAGCTGACGACCCGCGACGGCGGCCGCTCCACCCACCTTCTCGCGTACGGGCCCGACCCGGATCACGCCGACCTCGCCGATGCAATGCACCGCGTGCGTGACGCCAGAATTTCGCGCGCCCGCAGGATGGTCACGCGCCTCTCCGCCGACTATCGCATTGAATGGGACGAGGTCGTGCTCTCGACGGACGCACGTACCGTCGGGCGCCCGCACATCGCCGACGCGCTGGTGCGGGCCGGTCACTTCGCCGACCGCAGCGCCGCGTTTCGCGAGGTGTTGCACCCCGGCAGTGTCTACTACGAATCGACGTTCGCGATCGACACGGTCGAGGCGATCGGGATCGTGCGCGCGGCGGGCGGCGTGTCCGTTCTGGCGCACCCGGCCGCTGGGCGCCAACGCGAGGCGGTCACAGAAGCCTCCCTCCGCCGCTTTGCGGACGCCGGGCTGTGGGGGATCGAGCTCGATCACCCCGAGAACCGCGAGGACTGGCTGCCAAGGCTGCGGGAACTCGCTGAACGGTTCGGCCTCGAAGTGACAGGGGCGAGCGATTACCACGGCGCCGGAAAGACAAACCGGATGGGGGAGCGCACGAGCTCCGCGGAGCTGGTGGGCCGGATCCGGGCCGAGGTCGTGAACCCGTACTAG
- a CDS encoding GntR family transcriptional regulator, with the protein MTEQPDIALHRMSTAEVVADTLMRMIVSGALQAGEPLRESSLAGRLGISRNSLREGIRLLEQSRLVKYEIHRGSVVSTPSVSDLEDLYRTRLHIELAAAQCTADDEQLETISVAFEALQASVALQEAEPIVAADLNLHQAIVGLLRSKRISEFYAQLRKELVFYFTVLSYADEEFVNPEEPIVARHQEIYDAICGRQPDTAVKLMREHIMQNFERLKEILIANDEAVEAK; encoded by the coding sequence ATGACCGAGCAACCAGATATCGCACTGCACCGCATGAGCACCGCAGAGGTCGTCGCCGACACTCTGATGCGCATGATCGTTTCCGGTGCCCTGCAGGCCGGCGAACCCCTCCGCGAGAGCAGCCTGGCTGGCCGCCTCGGCATCTCTCGAAACTCGCTGCGCGAGGGCATTCGCCTGCTCGAGCAGAGCCGACTCGTGAAGTACGAGATTCACCGCGGTTCGGTCGTGAGCACCCCCTCGGTGAGCGACCTCGAGGATCTCTACCGCACGAGGCTCCACATCGAGCTCGCGGCCGCCCAGTGCACCGCGGACGACGAGCAGTTGGAGACCATCAGCGTCGCCTTCGAGGCGCTGCAAGCCAGCGTCGCGCTGCAGGAGGCGGAGCCGATCGTGGCGGCCGACCTCAACCTCCACCAGGCCATTGTGGGCCTGCTGCGGAGCAAGCGCATCAGCGAGTTCTACGCCCAGCTCCGCAAGGAGCTGGTGTTCTACTTCACGGTGCTGTCCTACGCGGACGAAGAGTTCGTCAACCCCGAGGAGCCGATCGTTGCGCGGCACCAGGAGATCTATGACGCGATTTGCGGCCGCCAGCCCGACACCGCGGTGAAGCTCATGCGCGAGCACATCATGCAGAACTTCGAGCGCCTGAAAGAGATCTTGATCGCGAACGACGAGGCCGTCGAGGCGAAGTAG
- a CDS encoding general stress protein: protein MTTPGTAPTRRAMTVPEIPKGDIVSTYDSYHDAQLAVDTLARANFPVARLSILGNDIRSVERVTGKLTYGRVALMGALSGAYLGLFFGLILFIFQPDNTAIAGVFIAALAMGAGFGMLFGVLSYALNRNRRDFSSVMQLVATRYDLITEPELISQARQILGGGIAKNGIPGAQ from the coding sequence ATGACCACGCCAGGAACGGCCCCTACCCGCCGCGCAATGACCGTGCCCGAGATCCCCAAGGGCGATATCGTCTCCACCTATGACAGCTATCACGACGCGCAACTCGCCGTCGATACGCTGGCACGCGCGAACTTTCCAGTCGCGCGCCTTTCTATTCTCGGCAATGATATTCGCAGCGTTGAGCGAGTCACCGGGAAGCTGACCTATGGACGCGTCGCCCTTATGGGCGCGCTTTCGGGCGCCTATCTCGGCCTGTTCTTTGGCTTGATTCTTTTCATCTTCCAGCCCGATAACACGGCGATCGCGGGGGTATTTATCGCGGCGCTCGCAATGGGTGCCGGCTTTGGAATGCTCTTTGGCGTGTTGTCCTATGCGCTCAATCGCAATCGGCGTGACTTCTCTTCCGTCATGCAGCTTGTCGCCACACGCTATGACCTCATTACCGAGCCAGAATTGATCTCGCAGGCCCGCCAGATCCTCGGTGGCGGAATTGCGAAGAATGGAATTCCCGGCGCGCAGTAG
- a CDS encoding TRAP transporter large permease, giving the protein MGIAVLFISFLILLLLGMPIAFALGISAVLTVIVTEVIPVTYLTQTMFGAVDSYPLLAVPLFVLSGVIMEYGGLSRRLIDVAKAFVGHITGGLAAVSLLATAVFAMLSGSGPATVAAIGGIMIPAMIREGYGKPYSAAVLATAGGVGIVIPPSIPLVVYGITTSTSIGDLFLAGFVPGLIIVALLYLVSRHFAKKNGYGLNVPKAPWSVRWRALWDAKWTLLMPIVVLGGIYGGIFTPTEAAGIAVAYSVVLTLAYRETKLRQIPEMLKSTLLISGMILVIIATASTYARILTVERVPTLIADFLSTLAVPFWIVLLVIVVLLLFVGMFMETLAGIILLAPILVPVVTEMGMDPVHFGIVMILASMIGFATPPVGDNLNVASAISGLSIEKVSVAALPFVAVLIAFLIVVAFVPQITLFLPELLKG; this is encoded by the coding sequence ATGGGTATCGCAGTTCTCTTTATTAGCTTCCTGATCCTGCTGCTGCTGGGTATGCCAATCGCGTTTGCGCTCGGCATCTCGGCAGTGCTGACCGTCATCGTCACCGAGGTCATCCCGGTGACCTACCTCACCCAGACCATGTTCGGCGCGGTTGACTCATACCCGTTGCTCGCGGTCCCACTCTTCGTGCTCTCCGGCGTCATCATGGAGTACGGCGGGCTCTCGAGACGCCTCATCGACGTCGCGAAGGCCTTCGTCGGCCACATCACGGGCGGCCTCGCGGCCGTGTCGCTGCTCGCCACTGCGGTTTTCGCCATGCTGAGCGGATCCGGCCCGGCAACGGTTGCCGCGATCGGCGGCATCATGATCCCCGCCATGATCCGCGAGGGCTACGGCAAGCCGTACAGCGCCGCGGTCCTCGCGACCGCCGGCGGCGTTGGAATCGTTATTCCGCCGAGCATCCCGCTCGTCGTCTACGGCATCACCACGAGCACCTCCATCGGTGACCTGTTCCTCGCCGGGTTTGTCCCCGGGCTGATCATCGTGGCGCTGCTCTACTTGGTGAGTCGGCATTTCGCCAAGAAGAATGGCTACGGGCTGAACGTGCCCAAGGCACCGTGGAGCGTCCGCTGGCGGGCGCTGTGGGATGCCAAGTGGACCCTGCTCATGCCCATCGTCGTGCTCGGCGGCATCTACGGCGGCATCTTCACGCCCACGGAGGCCGCGGGCATCGCGGTGGCCTACAGCGTGGTGCTGACCCTCGCCTACCGCGAGACGAAGCTCCGCCAGATCCCGGAGATGTTGAAGTCGACGCTGCTTATCTCGGGCATGATCCTGGTCATCATTGCGACGGCTTCGACCTACGCCCGCATCCTCACCGTGGAACGCGTGCCGACGCTGATCGCCGACTTCCTGAGCACGCTCGCCGTGCCCTTCTGGATCGTGCTGCTCGTGATCGTCGTGCTGCTGCTCTTCGTCGGCATGTTCATGGAGACGCTGGCCGGGATCATCCTGCTCGCGCCGATCCTGGTGCCGGTCGTTACCGAAATGGGAATGGACCCGGTGCACTTCGGCATCGTGATGATCCTGGCGTCGATGATCGGCTTTGCCACACCACCGGTGGGAGACAATCTCAACGTGGCCAGTGCCATCAGCGGGCTGTCGATCGAGAAGGTCAGCGTCGCGGCCCTGCCGTTCGTTGCCGTGCTCATCGCGTTCCTCATCGTGGTGGCGTTCGTTCCGCAGATCACCCTGTTCCTGCCCGAGCTCCTCAAGGGCTAG
- a CDS encoding magnesium transporter MgtE N-terminal domain-containing protein: protein MTETRVFVGRLAGRGVFDPVGDRIGKVRDLLVVYRPALAPRVVGMIVEIPGKRRVFVPIGRVTSIGAGQVITTGLINVRRFEQRAGETRLIAEMIGREVRYNDGSGPAMIEDVAIERTRSNEWIVSQLFVRRPRVGSGFSRGVAQTVAWGEVHEPQDPGAAQSSELLLQTLLDLRPADLAEALLELPRPRMLEVVGELPDDRVADALEEMTEIDQLAVLGKLDSVRAADVLDRMEPDDAADLIAALPQDTGQELLGLMEPEEAEDVRRLLEYDADTAGGLMNPSPIVLSAESSVAEALAMIRRQDYDPAMAAAVYVTHPPYETPTGEYLGLAHFQRMLRFPPHERLSALLDTEISPVHEQTSAAEVSRRLASYNLVSLPVVDDQRRLVGVVTIDDVLDHLLPDDWRHASDEDHHLGGHGQGGRK, encoded by the coding sequence GTGACTGAAACTCGGGTATTTGTGGGCCGCTTGGCAGGCCGAGGCGTGTTCGATCCCGTTGGCGACCGAATCGGGAAGGTGCGCGACCTGCTCGTGGTGTATCGCCCGGCCCTTGCGCCTCGCGTCGTGGGCATGATCGTCGAGATTCCGGGGAAACGTCGGGTGTTTGTGCCGATCGGCCGGGTCACCTCGATCGGCGCCGGGCAGGTCATCACCACGGGGCTCATCAACGTACGCCGCTTCGAGCAGCGCGCCGGCGAGACCCGGCTGATCGCAGAGATGATCGGCCGCGAGGTCCGGTACAACGACGGCTCCGGCCCCGCCATGATCGAGGACGTCGCGATCGAACGCACTCGCTCGAACGAATGGATCGTCAGCCAGCTGTTCGTGCGCCGCCCGCGCGTTGGCAGCGGCTTCTCCCGAGGCGTCGCCCAGACCGTCGCCTGGGGCGAGGTGCACGAACCGCAGGATCCCGGCGCAGCCCAGTCCTCGGAGCTGCTGTTGCAGACCCTGCTCGATCTTCGCCCCGCGGACCTCGCGGAGGCGCTGCTTGAGCTCCCCCGGCCGCGCATGCTCGAGGTAGTGGGCGAGCTGCCCGATGACCGGGTGGCGGACGCACTCGAGGAGATGACCGAGATCGATCAGCTCGCGGTACTGGGAAAGCTCGACTCGGTGCGTGCCGCCGACGTGCTCGACCGCATGGAACCGGACGACGCGGCCGACCTGATCGCCGCGCTGCCGCAAGACACTGGCCAGGAGCTGCTCGGCCTGATGGAGCCGGAGGAGGCCGAGGACGTTCGCCGGCTGCTGGAGTACGACGCGGACACCGCTGGCGGCCTCATGAACCCCTCCCCGATTGTGCTCTCCGCCGAGTCGTCTGTCGCCGAGGCGCTCGCAATGATCCGCCGCCAGGACTACGACCCGGCGATGGCCGCCGCGGTCTACGTGACCCACCCGCCGTACGAGACGCCAACCGGCGAGTACCTCGGCCTCGCCCACTTCCAACGCATGCTGCGTTTTCCCCCGCACGAGCGCCTGAGCGCGCTGCTCGACACCGAGATCTCGCCGGTGCACGAGCAAACGAGTGCGGCCGAGGTGAGCCGGCGGCTCGCGAGCTACAACCTGGTCTCGCTTCCCGTCGTCGACGATCAACGCAGACTGGTCGGGGTCGTCACGATCGACGACGTGCTCGATCACCTGCTGCCCGACGACTGGCGGCACGCGAGTGACGAGGATCACCACCTCGGCGGGCACGGCCAGGGAGGACGCAAGTGA
- a CDS encoding endonuclease/exonuclease/phosphatase family protein, whose protein sequence is MARFLAGLVVLAFLALGALITWPQYLELERTLPFAQLIASRVALALLALALIVLLGLVALIARPMRSFVGGLCIVLLLVAAANVGLSWVRGVGDLGGADSTAAATDGEITVLSWNTSGDAVAPETIAVLAIERRAAVLVLPETSATQAVAVTRAISTGGGPDYAVHTASLDPSATDPTRATSVLVRADLGGYELRDGDISGSVVPTLTLRSADGSGPTIVGVHLAPPLPASMDEWRAGIALVQTRCGDANTLLAGDFNATLDHLGSLGRCSDAALAHGAGAAGTWPAQLPAVLGAGLDRVVAGGNWRAQSFAVLSGFDQAGSDHRPVVSVLAPR, encoded by the coding sequence ATGGCTCGCTTTCTCGCTGGACTCGTCGTACTCGCCTTCCTTGCGCTCGGAGCCCTCATCACCTGGCCCCAGTACCTCGAGCTCGAGCGCACGCTGCCGTTCGCGCAACTCATCGCTTCCCGGGTCGCACTGGCGCTCCTCGCCCTCGCACTGATCGTCCTCCTCGGGCTCGTCGCGCTCATCGCGCGGCCGATGCGCAGCTTCGTCGGCGGGCTCTGCATCGTCCTCCTGCTCGTCGCCGCGGCGAACGTCGGCCTCTCGTGGGTGCGCGGAGTAGGAGACCTGGGCGGCGCGGACAGCACCGCCGCGGCGACCGATGGAGAGATCACCGTGCTGTCGTGGAACACCAGCGGCGACGCCGTCGCACCCGAGACGATCGCGGTCCTCGCAATTGAGCGCCGGGCCGCAGTCCTCGTTCTGCCCGAGACCTCGGCAACCCAGGCCGTTGCCGTCACCCGCGCGATCTCGACCGGCGGCGGCCCCGACTACGCCGTGCACACCGCGTCGCTCGATCCCAGCGCCACAGACCCCACGCGGGCGACGTCCGTGCTCGTGCGCGCCGACCTCGGCGGCTACGAGCTCCGGGACGGTGACATCTCAGGAAGCGTCGTCCCGACGCTCACGCTGCGCTCTGCTGACGGTTCCGGTCCCACCATCGTCGGGGTCCATCTCGCGCCACCGTTGCCCGCCAGCATGGACGAATGGCGGGCAGGAATCGCGCTCGTGCAGACCCGATGCGGCGACGCCAACACGCTTCTCGCGGGCGACTTCAACGCCACCCTAGACCACCTCGGTAGCCTCGGCCGGTGCAGCGATGCCGCACTCGCCCACGGCGCTGGTGCGGCAGGCACGTGGCCCGCTCAGCTGCCCGCTGTCCTCGGCGCCGGCCTCGACCGGGTGGTCGCCGGCGGTAACTGGCGTGCCCAGAGTTTCGCGGTGCTCAGCGGCTTCGACCAGGCCGGGAGCGATCACCGGCCGGTCGTTTCGGTCCTCGCGCCCCGCTAG
- a CDS encoding aminopeptidase P family protein, whose translation MKDERSAARTHEVEIDNSNRSTTPSSTRFLDFIMSEWAETSAEIPSARAAAPFAAARRAALASQFPGQRIVIEAGSMKQRSNDTFFPFRAHSAFSHLTGWGADSEPGAVLVLDPTSGGHDATLYFRERAGRDTEEFFQNAEIGEFWIGARPSLAQVAGDLGLPARSLAEFVATSDDVTLADDELARAASELRLVKDAYELAEMQAAVDATARGFDDVLASLGDAAAHPRGERVVEGAFHARARIDGNTVGYETIAAAGPHACTLHWIRNDGPVRDGDLLLLDAGIELDSLYTADITRTIPISGTFSPVQRTIYETVLEAADAARSVVRPGVRFREVHAAAMEVIERATREWGFLPEPIDGEETAFYRRYMVHGTSHHLGLDVHDCAAARRELYMDGILEPGMVFTIEPGLYFQADDLTVPQEFRGIGVRIEDDIVVTEDGSINLSADIPRTASDVEAWVRRLRG comes from the coding sequence ATGAAGGACGAACGAAGCGCGGCGCGCACGCACGAAGTCGAGATCGACAACAGCAACCGCAGCACGACCCCGTCGAGCACGAGGTTTCTGGATTTCATCATGTCCGAGTGGGCGGAGACCTCTGCGGAGATTCCCTCAGCACGAGCGGCCGCCCCATTCGCTGCCGCCCGGCGTGCGGCGCTCGCGAGCCAGTTCCCCGGTCAACGCATCGTGATCGAGGCGGGCAGCATGAAGCAGCGCTCGAACGACACCTTCTTCCCGTTTCGAGCGCACAGCGCGTTCAGCCATCTCACCGGTTGGGGCGCGGACTCGGAGCCCGGCGCGGTGCTCGTGCTCGATCCTACGAGCGGCGGACATGACGCGACGCTCTACTTCCGCGAACGCGCTGGCCGCGACACCGAGGAATTCTTCCAGAACGCTGAGATCGGCGAGTTTTGGATCGGCGCGCGGCCCTCGCTCGCGCAGGTCGCAGGGGACCTGGGCCTTCCCGCCCGTTCGCTCGCGGAGTTTGTCGCCACCTCCGACGACGTGACGCTCGCGGACGACGAGCTCGCTCGGGCGGCGTCAGAGCTCCGTCTCGTGAAGGATGCGTATGAGCTGGCCGAAATGCAGGCCGCGGTCGACGCAACCGCGCGCGGGTTCGACGACGTGCTCGCCTCGCTCGGTGATGCAGCCGCTCACCCGCGCGGTGAACGCGTCGTGGAGGGCGCATTTCACGCTCGCGCGCGCATCGACGGCAACACGGTGGGCTACGAGACCATCGCCGCGGCCGGCCCGCACGCCTGCACGCTGCACTGGATCCGCAATGACGGCCCGGTGCGCGACGGCGACCTGCTGCTGCTCGACGCCGGTATCGAGCTCGACAGCCTGTACACCGCGGATATCACCAGAACGATCCCCATTTCGGGCACGTTCTCCCCCGTCCAACGCACGATCTACGAGACCGTGCTCGAGGCGGCCGACGCGGCACGGTCCGTCGTGCGCCCCGGCGTTCGGTTCCGCGAGGTCCACGCCGCCGCGATGGAGGTCATCGAGCGGGCGACCCGCGAGTGGGGGTTCCTTCCCGAACCGATCGACGGCGAAGAGACCGCGTTTTACCGCCGGTACATGGTGCACGGCACGAGCCACCACCTGGGGCTCGACGTGCACGATTGCGCGGCTGCGCGACGAGAACTCTATATGGATGGAATACTCGAGCCCGGCATGGTCTTTACTATTGAGCCCGGCCTCTATTTCCAGGCGGATGATCTCACGGTGCCTCAAGAATTCCGCGGCATTGGGGTGCGCATTGAGGACGACATTGTCGTCACCGAGGATGGCTCAATCAATCTTTCTGCGGATATTCCGCGCACGGCCAGCGACGTCGAGGCGTGGGTGCGTCGTTTGCGCGGCTAA
- a CDS encoding pentapeptide repeat-containing protein, with product MAQKTGTQAPRLDGVHPADPTERDGAEIAAHERFDRARFVGVDVNGQDLTGVDFTDCVFEDLLAHETNFRGAAFIDTTLSRVNSPSLKAHRTRFRSVEIDGSRFGSADFVEANWQSVQISNSKLGYVNLRGAELRDVLITDCSIDELDLSGAKVTRLAFANTTVGTLELTNSRLQHADFRELEMRRIVGVEGLRGSTLSSYQASDLSGIFAQHLGIVLEG from the coding sequence ATGGCACAGAAGACCGGCACACAGGCACCCAGACTTGACGGGGTGCACCCGGCCGATCCGACGGAGCGAGACGGCGCCGAGATTGCAGCGCACGAACGCTTCGATCGAGCGCGGTTCGTCGGCGTGGACGTGAACGGGCAGGATCTCACCGGAGTCGACTTCACCGACTGCGTGTTTGAGGACCTACTGGCGCACGAGACGAACTTTCGCGGGGCTGCGTTCATCGACACAACGCTCTCGCGGGTGAATTCGCCGAGCCTCAAGGCGCACAGGACTCGGTTTCGCAGCGTCGAGATCGACGGATCGCGTTTCGGGTCGGCCGACTTCGTGGAGGCCAACTGGCAGTCCGTGCAGATCTCGAACTCGAAGCTCGGCTACGTCAACCTGCGCGGTGCCGAGCTGCGGGACGTCCTGATCACCGATTGCTCGATCGACGAGCTTGATCTCAGCGGGGCCAAGGTGACCCGCCTCGCCTTCGCGAACACCACGGTGGGCACGCTCGAGCTCACGAATTCGAGGCTGCAGCATGCGGATTTCCGAGAGCTTGAGATGCGCCGCATCGTCGGAGTAGAGGGGCTTCGCGGGTCGACGCTCAGCTCATACCAGGCGAGCGATCTCTCCGGGATCTTCGCGCAGCACCTGGGCATCGTACTCGAGGGCTGA
- a CDS encoding TRAP transporter substrate-binding protein: protein MIRKFSLIALGAVAALSLASCSGTTDTGASAAGGDSYTIKFGNVISAGDTQNQAYDVFAELVKERSDGRITVEVYPDSQLGGEREMVEATQAGDLEMTAPSAGVLANFDDSLQVFDFPFIFEDAETAYEVLDSDIGDEMLAGIEDSGLVALGWGENGFRNLAMTDGVVKTPDEMKGQKLRTMQVPMHIAYWESIGASPTPMAFAEVFTALQQGVVDGVENPYELLHSAKFTEPASYLTETRHIYDPEVILIGKDFFDGLSAEDQEILQSSADDMIVELRELKVDISDKVRADIEEAGGTVTDLSKAERQEWIDSAIPFYQENAPKVDTEKLKAILEAAGNTTYLNAIK from the coding sequence ATGATTCGCAAATTCAGCCTGATTGCCCTCGGCGCCGTTGCCGCCCTCTCCCTCGCTTCCTGCTCGGGAACCACCGACACGGGCGCCTCCGCCGCCGGCGGCGACTCGTACACGATCAAGTTCGGCAACGTGATCTCCGCAGGAGACACGCAAAACCAGGCCTACGACGTCTTCGCCGAGCTCGTCAAGGAACGCTCGGACGGCCGCATCACCGTCGAGGTCTACCCCGACAGCCAGCTCGGCGGCGAGCGCGAGATGGTCGAGGCCACCCAGGCCGGTGATTTGGAGATGACCGCGCCGTCCGCCGGCGTGCTCGCGAACTTCGACGACTCGCTGCAGGTCTTCGACTTCCCCTTCATCTTCGAGGATGCCGAGACGGCGTACGAGGTACTCGATAGCGACATCGGCGACGAGATGCTTGCCGGCATCGAGGACAGCGGGCTCGTGGCACTGGGTTGGGGCGAGAACGGCTTCCGTAACCTCGCCATGACCGACGGCGTCGTTAAAACCCCCGACGAGATGAAGGGCCAGAAGCTGCGCACCATGCAGGTGCCCATGCACATCGCGTACTGGGAGAGCATCGGCGCGTCCCCGACGCCCATGGCGTTCGCTGAGGTCTTCACCGCACTGCAGCAGGGCGTCGTCGACGGCGTGGAGAACCCCTACGAGCTCCTGCACTCGGCGAAGTTCACCGAGCCGGCCAGCTACCTCACCGAGACGCGTCACATCTACGACCCCGAGGTCATTCTCATCGGCAAGGACTTCTTCGACGGCCTCTCGGCTGAAGACCAGGAGATCCTGCAGTCCTCGGCGGACGACATGATCGTCGAGCTGCGCGAGCTCAAGGTGGACATCAGCGACAAGGTCCGCGCAGACATCGAGGAGGCGGGCGGCACCGTGACCGACCTCAGCAAGGCAGAGCGCCAGGAGTGGATCGACTCGGCCATCCCGTTCTACCAGGAGAACGCGCCGAAGGTCGACACCGAGAAGCTCAAGGCCATCCTTGAGGCGGCCGGCAACACCACCTACTTGAACGCCATCAAGTAA